The sequence CCCGGGAACTCGGGTCGCGCGGCATCACCGCGAACGTGGTGGCACCCGGGTTCATCAACACGGACATGACGGCCGAGTTGCCCGAGGCCACCCAGAAGGATTACCTGGCCAGCATCCCTGCCGGCCGTTTCGCCGAAGCGGCTGAGGTGGCCAACGTGGTCCGCTGGATCGCCAGCGACGAAGCCGCGTACATCTCCGGTGCGGTCATCCCGGTGGACGGCGGCCTGGGCATGGGCCACTGACCCTTTGGCCCACGCCGCTGCAGGAAACTAGCCCCGACGTCCTTATTTGTCGAAGTCAGACAAAGGATGTTGGCAAGGACCGCTGGCATGATGGACTGCAGACCACAACTATTTAGATGTTTCGAACAAAGGAAGCTCGTATGGGACTGCTCGACAACAAGACGGCGATCGTCACCGGATCATCGCGGGGCATTGGCGCCGACGTAGCGAGGATCCTCGCTTCGGAGGGCGCCGCCGTCGTGGTCAACTACCGCCAGAAGGCCCCGCGTGCCAACAAAGTGGTGCAGGGCATCGAAGCCGCCGGTGGCCGCGCCGTCGACGTCGGGGCGGACCTCACCACCCAGGAAGGGGTGCAGGCCCTGGCCAGCGCCGCCATGGAGAACTTCGGCTCCCTTGACCTCCTGGTCCTGAACGCGTCCGGCGGCATGGAAACCGGGATGGGGGAGGACTACGCGCTCAAGCTTAACCGCGACGCGCAGGTGAACATGCTCAACGCCGCCGTGCCCCTGATGAAGGAAGGCTCGCGCGTGGTCTTCGTGACCAGCCACCAGGCCCACTTCATCAACACCGTCCCCACTATGCCGGCCTACGAGCCGGTGGCCCGCAGCAAGCGCGCCGGCGAGGACGCCCTGCGGGACCTGATCCCCAACCTGGCCGACAAAGGCATCTCCCTCGTGGTGGTTTCCGGCGACATGATCGAAGGCACCGTCACCGCCACGCTCCTGGACCGTTCCACCCCGGGTGCCATCGAAGCCCGCCGCGCGGAGGCCGGCAAGCTGTACTCGGTGGAGGAGTTCGCGCAGGTTGTGGCCGGGATGGCTACGGCCGACGTGGAATCCGGACACACCGAGTACGCCGGCGGAGCGGACTACTTCGGCAAGAGCGCAGAAGCTTCCAGCTAGGCTCTGCCCCCACGCGAGATGGCAGTTCGCGGCAATGTTCACGTCGAACACCGCCCGAACTGCCATCTCGCGGTTATAGGAGCGTCAGACCCCGGCGATGTGGCGGACGGCGTCCAGGTATGGCATGTTCAGGGCTGCGTCCGCTACGGCGCGGACAGCGGGCTTGGCGTTGAAGGCCACGCCTATTCCGGCTGCGCCGAGCATATCCAGGTCGTTCGCGCCGTCGCCCACGGCGATGGTGTGTTCAAGCGCAATACCCTCGGCCGCAGCCCATTCCCGCAGGTATTTTTCCTTGGCTGCCCTGTCCACCACCGCGCCCAGCACCTTGCCGGTCAGCGCGCCGTCGACGATCTCCAACTCATTGGCCTGCCAGTAGTCAATGCCCAGGTCCCCGGCGATCGGCTCAAGGATCTGGTTGAAGCCGCCTGACACCACAGCCACTGTATGGCCGGCGGCTTTGAAGGCGGCCACAAGCCGATCGGCACCTTCGCTGAGCTTCACTTCCCTGCGGACGGATTGGACGACGTCGGCGGGCAGTCCCGCGAGCACGGCAACCCGGGCGTGGAGGCTTTGGGCAAAGTCGAGTTCGCCGCGCATGGCGGCTTCCGTGACGGCCGCCACCTCCTCGCGCTTGCCGGCGTACGCGGCAAGGAGTTCGATGACCTCCTGCTGGATCAGGGTGGAGTCCACATCCATGATCAGCAGCTTTCGGGCCGCGGAGCGGAGCCCGGCCGGGACAAGCGCAGTGTCGAAATCATCGGTTGCGGCATCCGCCACGGCCCGCCGGAGGGCGGCCAGGCCGGCGGCGGTGGCATCCGGAAGGGCCAGGTCAAGGACCTGGACCCCGTAACGGCTGTCACCGGCGGAGGATTCGGACAGCACGTCCGCGCCGTGTGCGGCAAGGACGGAACGCAGCTGCTCCAGCCCGGCGGGGGTCACATTGAGGCCATAGCTGACCGCAGTCACGTTCGAAGTCATGCCTGCAATCTTAGCCAGCGCCGACTGGGCGACTGGAATTCGTTGCGGGGCTGCCCGCGCCGGGCCCTTAGGGGACCTTGACACCGGTTATCAGTCATCTTCTTTTTTGTCCTAGTGTCTACTCCTATGAGTGATGTTCTGGAACTGGACTCCGTCAGCGTTGTCCGAGGTAAAAAGACCCTGCTGGACAAGGTCGACTGGCAGGTCAACGAAGGCGAACGCTGGGTCATCCTGGGACCCAACGGCGCCGGAAAGACCACCCTCCTCCAGATCGCCGCGGCCCGCCTGCACCCCAGCAGCGGCAAAGCCGGAATTCTCGACGAGACGCTGGGCCGTACCGACGTCTTCGAACTTCGCCCCCGCATCGGGCTTTCCTCGGCTGCACTTGCCACCCAGATCCCGGAACACGAGAACGTCCTCAACGTCGTGGTCACGGCCGCCTACGGCGTCACCGGCCGCTGGCGGGAAGGCTACGAGCGCGACGACGAACGGCGCGCCTTCCGGCTCCTGAACGACTGGGGCATGGGCCCGCTGCTCAACAGGACGTTCGCCACCCTGTCCGAAGGCGAGCGCAAGCGCGTCCAGATCGCCCGGGCCCTCATGACCGACCCCGAACTACTGCTGCTGGATGAGCCCGGCGCCGGGCTGGACCTGGGCGGCCGCGAGGAACTGGTCCACAAGCTGGGCGAGCTGGCCCGGGACGAGTCGGCTCCGGCAATGGTCCTGGTCACGCACCACCTTGAAGAGGTCCCGCCCGGCTTCACCCATGCCATGCTGCTGCGCGACGGCGGCGTGGTGGCTGCTGGACCCATCACCGAGGTCCTGACGGAAGAGCACCTGAGCACCACCTTCGGGCTTCCCTTGGATGTCTCCGAGAACGCGGGACGCTACACGGCCACAGCACGCCGCTAGACGAGGCCTGCGCTACTATCTTGGAACTCTTCAGCAGCATCATTGTGTTCATCGCCGGCCTGTGGGCCGGCACCATCAACGCGGTGGTGGGATCCGGCACCCTGGTCACCTTCCCGGTACTCATCGCCCTGGGCGTGGCTCCGGTGACCGCCTCCATGAGCAATGCCATGGGCCTGGTCTTCGGAACGGGCGCCGGGGCCTTCGGCTACCGCCGCGAGCTGGCCGGCCGGGGACGGCAGGTGCTGCGGCTCCTGCCCGCCTCGGTCCTGGGCGGCGTCACCGGCGCCTGGCTCCTGCTGCACCTGCCGGAGAAGGTTTTCCACTACGTCGCCCCGGTCCTCCTGGTCCTGGCCCTGCTGATGGTGGTGTTCCAGCCGCGGCTCCAGGACTGGGTGCGCAACCGCGAGGCCAACCCCGAACACGCAGTCCGGGACAAACGCCACGGATTCCTCCTGGTGGTCCTGGTCTACCTGGCCGGTGTCTACGGAGGCTACTTCGTCGCGGCGCAGGGAATCCTCCTGGTCGGGATCCTGGGCGTGTTCCTCACCGGCACCATCCAGAACGCCAACGCCATGAAGAACATCCTGGTCCTCGGCGTGAACATGGTGGCCGCCATCTCCTACCTGTTGTTCGCCTTCGACCGCGTCAACTGGCTCGTGGTGCTGCTGATCGCCATCAGCTCCACCATCGGCGGCCTGGCTGGTTCAAAGGTAGGCCGGAAGCTTTCGCCGCGGGTCCTGCGCGCCGTGATCTTCAGCCTGGGCATCGTGGCCCTCGCCGTCATGATCGCCAACCTGCTGAAATAATCTCCCGGTGACCTTCCACTACCTCGAATCCGCCGCGGACCCCCGGGTCAGCGATTACACCACCCTGACGGACGTGCACCTGCGCAAGCTCCGGGAACCGGCCGAGGGCATGTACATTGCCGAATCCTCGCGGGTCCTGCGCCGGGCCCTTGCGGCCGGCCACCAGCCCCGGTCCTTCTTCCTCGCGGAGAAGTGGATGGCGGATCTTGAGGATGTCTTCCAGGCGTACCCGGACGTCCCGGTGCTCATCGGCCCGGCCGCCCTCCTGGAGGAAATCACCGGGTTTCACCTGCACCGCGGCGCCATGGCGGCCATGCATCGTCCGGCCCCGGTGCCGCTGCCGGACCTTCTCGCCGGGGCGCGCCGCGTGGCTGTGCTGGAGGACATCGTGGACCACACCAATGTGGGTGCCATCTTCCGCTCCGCGGCGGCGTTGGACATCGACGCTGTGCTGGTCTCGCCGCGCTGTGGCGATCCGCTGTATCGCCGCAGCGTCCGGGTCAGCATGGGGACCGTGTTCCAGGTTCGTTGGGCCCGCCTGCAGGACTGGCCCGGTGACCTCCAGGTGCTCAAGGACCACGGCTTCACCGTCGCGGCGCTGGAACTGACGCCGGACGCAGAAGATGTCGACGCCGTCGCCTCCCGCAACGTGGACAAGCTCGCCCTGGTGCTTGGCACCGAAGGTGCCGGCATGAGCCCGGAGACCCTCGCCGCCGTCGACCTCGCTGTCAAAATCCCGATGCGGAACGGTGTGGATTCACTGAACGTTGCGGCTGCCTCGGCCGTCGCCTTCTGGGAGTTGCGCGCCCGGGGCTGACCTGCGGGGGCGCGGGATGCCGCGGATGGGACTGGTTCGTCAGCCCCACCGGCATCGGCTATGATTGATAGCTGGTTGTCCTGCTTTTTCGGCTTCGGCTGATGCGACAGATCGCAGCCATCCCATTCATACCTGGCAGCTGGCAAAATCCAGTTGCGCGAACAAAGGTCCCATTATGAAGTCTGATACCCACCCGAAGTACGAAGCTGTTGTCTTCAACGACCTGGCCTCCGGCACCAAGTTCCTGACCCGCTCCACCGTGTCTTCCAACAAGACCATCGAGTGGGAAGACGGCAACACCTACCCGGTCATCGACGTCGAAATCTCTTCCGAGTCCCACCCGTTCTACACGGGCAAGCAGCGCATCATGGACTCTGCAGGCCGCGTCGAGCGCTTCAACGCTCGCTTCAAGGGCTTCGGCGGCAAGAAGTAATTCCCTTCGCCCAAGCTTGTTGGCAGGAGGCCCGCACCGGAAACGGTGCGGGCCTCCTGCGTTAACCGCGCACCCGCTTTCTGGGGCAGGATGGGAAGCATGAGCGAGCCCGGATTTCCTGCCGATAATGCCCACAACAACCAGCGCCTGCACGGGGAGTACAAGGTTCCCGGCGGCAAACTGGTGGTGGTGGACCTGGCAGTTGTGGACGGGGCCCTGGCGGACGTCTCCGTCAGCGGGGACTTCTTCCTGGAACCTGACGAGGCCCTGGCGGATATCAACCGGGCGCTGACCGGGCTCCCGGACACCACCCCAGCCAAAGACCTCGCTGCGGCCGTCACAGCGGCCCTGCCGGCCGCAGCCGTGCTTTTCGGCTTCTCCGCGGACGCCGTGGCCGTGACCGTCCGCCGTGCACTGGCCAAGGCCACCTCCTGGCAAGACCACGAGTGGAACGTCATCGCGCCCACGGTGCTCCCCACGGAAATTAACGTTGCCCTGGACGAGGTGCTCACCGAGGCCGTCGGAGCGGGGGAGCGCACACCCACCCTGCGGTTCTGGGACTGGCAGGAACCGTCGGTAGTCATCGGAAGCTTCCAGTCTGTGCAGAACGAGGTGGATCCCGAGGGCGTGGCCAGGCACGGTATCAACGTGGTGCGGCGGATCAGCGGCGGTGGAGCGATGTTCATGGAGGCCGGCAACTGCATCACCTACTCGCTCTACCTGCCCCAGACGCTGGTGGATGGACTGAGCTTCGCTGATTCCTACCCGTTCCTTGACGCCTGGGTCATGGCGGCGCTGGAACGGCTGGGCATCAACGCGTTCTACATCCCGCTGAATGACATCGCCACGGACCAGGGAAAGATCGGCGGCGCCGCGCAGAAGCGGCTGGCCAACGGCGGCATGCTGCACCACGTCACCATGAGCTACGACATCGACGCCGACAAGATGGTGGAGGTCCTCCGGATCGGCAAGGAGAAGCTCTCGGATAAGGGCACCCGAAGCGCCAAGAAGCGGGTGGATCCGCTCCGCCGCCAGACCGGCCTGGCCCGCACAGCCATCATTGAGGCCATGATTGAGGTCTTCAGCGAGCGTTATGGGGCCACGCCGTCAACGCTGGCGGGACACGAGCTGGCAGCGGCCAAGGACCGTGTGGCCGCCAAGTTCGGCACGGAGGAGTGGCTCCACCGCGTTCCCTAAACCACGGGGTGCCTTGACCCAGTGGTGGAGTGACAGCCGGGCTCACTGCGCAGGGACAGTCCCTGCGCAGTGAGCCGCAGCGTCAGTGCGCCGGCGCGGCCTGGGGCCGGTGGGGAACGACGGCGGCCTGGGCCGTGAGTGCCCGCAGCAGGTGGCTGCGCTGCTCGACGACGATCCGGCGCAGCGCGCGTGGGGCGTCCGGGTTGGCGTCCAGCCAGGCGTCCGTGCGCCGGACCACCGAATGTTCTGCGGGCTGCATGGTGACCCCAAGGTCCTGGGCTGCAGGGTACAGGCCCCGGACAATCCGGCTGGCGATCTCGATGCTCCGCGAGTCCCACACAGTCCGCAGGCACTCAAAGTAAGGCTCCACATAGCGCGCCAGCAATTCGGGCGGCGCGGTGGTGAAGCCGCTGATGGTGGCCGTGAGGAGCTGGTTGGACAGCTCATTTCCATGCACCGCCGCGTTCCACGCCGCATCCTTGACGGCAGCCTCCGGACGGGCCGCCATCGCCGTTGCATGGCCTGCCCGGCCCGATGCGGTGGTGTCCCGCGCCAGCTCGGCGTCGAGCTCGGCAGCAGTGGCCTCCCCGTGGGCGGCCAGCGCGTGCCACAGCTGCCAGCGCAGGTCGGCGTCCACGGCCAGGCCCGCCACCGGCGCCGAGCCGTCGAGCAGGCCGCGGAGCCGGGGAAGCACGGCGCTGTCATGCCTGCCCAGGGCGGCAAGGGTGCGGGCCCAGGCCAGCTGTGCGTCCGATCCCGGGGCGGCCCGGTGCAGTTCCGCGGCGGCCGCGGACACGAAGGTTGACCGCACCGAGGACCTGGCGGCGGCGGGGGTGTAACGCTCAATGGCGGTGGCGGCGTTGTCCAGGATGTTCAGCAGGACGCCGATGCCGGTCTCGGCCGGTGCGAAGGCAGCCACGGCGTCGACATACTGGGCCGCGGGGCTTTCGCCGTCGCGGGCGGAGTTCCACAGGGCCGTCCAGCACAGGGCGCGCGCCATCGGGTCGGAAATCCGGTCCAGCGACCCCCGGACGGTGGCCTCGGAGACCGGGTCGAGCCTCACCTTGGCGTACGCCAGGTCATCGTCATTGACCAGCAGGAGCGCCGGCCGTGGCTGCCCTGCAAGCTGGGGGAGTCCGGTCCGCCCGCCAATAACATCGGTGTCCAGGCTCGCGGTCTTCAACAGCGCGCCGGAACCGTCAAAGTCGTAGGAACCGACGCGGAGGCGGTGCGGACGCAGCTCATCCCGTCCCGTAACAGGGTCCACCGCCTCCTGGACGATCTCCACTTGCCCCAGGACGCCGTCGTCGTCCGCTGCCGTGCCCTGCGGAGCAATGTCAACGGACAGCGTGGAAATCCCCGAGGTCTGCAGCCACTGCCGGGCCCAACCGGACAGGTCGCGGCCTGAGGCCGCGCCCAGGGCCGCCAGCAAGTCCTGGAGCGTCGTGTTTCCGTAGGCGTGCTTGCGGAAGTACTCCCGGGAGCCTGCGATGAACGCGTCGAACCCCACATAGGCCACCAGCTGCTTCAGCACGGATGCGCCTTTGCCGTAGGTGATGCCGTCGAAGTTCTGCTTCGCCGCTTCAAGATCGGGAATGTCCGCAACGATGGGGTGGGTGGTGGGCAGCTGGTCCTGGACGTAGGCCCATGCCTTGCGCTTGTTGGCGAAGTTGACCCAGGCCGTGTCCCAGTCGGTTGCCCGGTCCACGGCCAGCGTTCCCATGTAGTCAGCGAAGGATTCCTTCAGCCAGAGATCATCCCACCATTGCATGGTCACCAGGTCGCCGAACCACATATGCGCCATCTCGTGCATCAGGGTATTCGCGCGTGCCTGGTACTGGGCATCGGTGGCCCTGGAGGTGAACACGTAGCTCTCGGTGAACGTCACCAACCCGGGATTCTCCATGGCACCCAGGTTGTATTCGGGGACGAACGCCTGGTCATACTTTCCCCACGGGTACGGGAAATCGAACAGGCGGTTGAAGAAGTCCAGGCCCTTCTTCGTGAGGGCAAAAAGCTCTTCCGTGTCGAAGGATTCCGCCATGGAAGCCCGGCAGTAGAGCGCCAGCGGGACGTCCAGGTTAGTGCCGTCGTCGAGCGTTGCCTGCCAGCGGTCCTCCGCCCTGAAGTAGGGCCCGGCCAGGATACTGGTGATGTAGGTGGACATCGGCAGGGTGGTGGCGAAGTCCCAGCAGGCCGTCGCTGGATCGCTGGTCAGCGGGGTCCGGACCACCTCGGCGCCGTTGGAGGCCACTTTCCACTCCGCCGGAGCCATCACGTGGAAGGTGTAGGTTGCCT comes from Pseudarthrobacter sp. NIBRBAC000502770 and encodes:
- the pepN gene encoding aminopeptidase N, with amino-acid sequence MSHENLKRSEAAERSARISTTSYDVSLDVRHAADPAVPGYPSRSVITFTAEPGSSTFLDFIGSTVHSVLLNGKSLQVGDVVEGARIRLDNLGAQNQVTVTGTALYSRSGEGMHRFVDPADGQTYLYTQYEPADARRVFANFEQPDLKATYTFHVMAPAEWKVASNGAEVVRTPLTSDPATACWDFATTLPMSTYITSILAGPYFRAEDRWQATLDDGTNLDVPLALYCRASMAESFDTEELFALTKKGLDFFNRLFDFPYPWGKYDQAFVPEYNLGAMENPGLVTFTESYVFTSRATDAQYQARANTLMHEMAHMWFGDLVTMQWWDDLWLKESFADYMGTLAVDRATDWDTAWVNFANKRKAWAYVQDQLPTTHPIVADIPDLEAAKQNFDGITYGKGASVLKQLVAYVGFDAFIAGSREYFRKHAYGNTTLQDLLAALGAASGRDLSGWARQWLQTSGISTLSVDIAPQGTAADDDGVLGQVEIVQEAVDPVTGRDELRPHRLRVGSYDFDGSGALLKTASLDTDVIGGRTGLPQLAGQPRPALLLVNDDDLAYAKVRLDPVSEATVRGSLDRISDPMARALCWTALWNSARDGESPAAQYVDAVAAFAPAETGIGVLLNILDNAATAIERYTPAAARSSVRSTFVSAAAAELHRAAPGSDAQLAWARTLAALGRHDSAVLPRLRGLLDGSAPVAGLAVDADLRWQLWHALAAHGEATAAELDAELARDTTASGRAGHATAMAARPEAAVKDAAWNAAVHGNELSNQLLTATISGFTTAPPELLARYVEPYFECLRTVWDSRSIEIASRIVRGLYPAAQDLGVTMQPAEHSVVRRTDAWLDANPDAPRALRRIVVEQRSHLLRALTAQAAVVPHRPQAAPAH
- the serB gene encoding phosphoserine phosphatase SerB produces the protein MTSNVTAVSYGLNVTPAGLEQLRSVLAAHGADVLSESSAGDSRYGVQVLDLALPDATAAGLAALRRAVADAATDDFDTALVPAGLRSAARKLLIMDVDSTLIQQEVIELLAAYAGKREEVAAVTEAAMRGELDFAQSLHARVAVLAGLPADVVQSVRREVKLSEGADRLVAAFKAAGHTVAVVSGGFNQILEPIAGDLGIDYWQANELEIVDGALTGKVLGAVVDRAAKEKYLREWAAAEGIALEHTIAVGDGANDLDMLGAAGIGVAFNAKPAVRAVADAALNMPYLDAVRHIAGV
- a CDS encoding biotin/lipoate A/B protein ligase family protein, whose product is MSEPGFPADNAHNNQRLHGEYKVPGGKLVVVDLAVVDGALADVSVSGDFFLEPDEALADINRALTGLPDTTPAKDLAAAVTAALPAAAVLFGFSADAVAVTVRRALAKATSWQDHEWNVIAPTVLPTEINVALDEVLTEAVGAGERTPTLRFWDWQEPSVVIGSFQSVQNEVDPEGVARHGINVVRRISGGGAMFMEAGNCITYSLYLPQTLVDGLSFADSYPFLDAWVMAALERLGINAFYIPLNDIATDQGKIGGAAQKRLANGGMLHHVTMSYDIDADKMVEVLRIGKEKLSDKGTRSAKKRVDPLRRQTGLARTAIIEAMIEVFSERYGATPSTLAGHELAAAKDRVAAKFGTEEWLHRVP
- a CDS encoding SDR family oxidoreductase, whose translation is MGLLDNKTAIVTGSSRGIGADVARILASEGAAVVVNYRQKAPRANKVVQGIEAAGGRAVDVGADLTTQEGVQALASAAMENFGSLDLLVLNASGGMETGMGEDYALKLNRDAQVNMLNAAVPLMKEGSRVVFVTSHQAHFINTVPTMPAYEPVARSKRAGEDALRDLIPNLADKGISLVVVSGDMIEGTVTATLLDRSTPGAIEARRAEAGKLYSVEEFAQVVAGMATADVESGHTEYAGGADYFGKSAEASS
- a CDS encoding sulfite exporter TauE/SafE family protein translates to MELFSSIIVFIAGLWAGTINAVVGSGTLVTFPVLIALGVAPVTASMSNAMGLVFGTGAGAFGYRRELAGRGRQVLRLLPASVLGGVTGAWLLLHLPEKVFHYVAPVLLVLALLMVVFQPRLQDWVRNREANPEHAVRDKRHGFLLVVLVYLAGVYGGYFVAAQGILLVGILGVFLTGTIQNANAMKNILVLGVNMVAAISYLLFAFDRVNWLVVLLIAISSTIGGLAGSKVGRKLSPRVLRAVIFSLGIVALAVMIANLLK
- a CDS encoding ABC transporter ATP-binding protein, giving the protein MSDVLELDSVSVVRGKKTLLDKVDWQVNEGERWVILGPNGAGKTTLLQIAAARLHPSSGKAGILDETLGRTDVFELRPRIGLSSAALATQIPEHENVLNVVVTAAYGVTGRWREGYERDDERRAFRLLNDWGMGPLLNRTFATLSEGERKRVQIARALMTDPELLLLDEPGAGLDLGGREELVHKLGELARDESAPAMVLVTHHLEEVPPGFTHAMLLRDGGVVAAGPITEVLTEEHLSTTFGLPLDVSENAGRYTATARR
- a CDS encoding type B 50S ribosomal protein L31 encodes the protein MKSDTHPKYEAVVFNDLASGTKFLTRSTVSSNKTIEWEDGNTYPVIDVEISSESHPFYTGKQRIMDSAGRVERFNARFKGFGGKK
- a CDS encoding RNA methyltransferase, whose product is MTFHYLESAADPRVSDYTTLTDVHLRKLREPAEGMYIAESSRVLRRALAAGHQPRSFFLAEKWMADLEDVFQAYPDVPVLIGPAALLEEITGFHLHRGAMAAMHRPAPVPLPDLLAGARRVAVLEDIVDHTNVGAIFRSAAALDIDAVLVSPRCGDPLYRRSVRVSMGTVFQVRWARLQDWPGDLQVLKDHGFTVAALELTPDAEDVDAVASRNVDKLALVLGTEGAGMSPETLAAVDLAVKIPMRNGVDSLNVAAASAVAFWELRARG